A region of the Drosophila ananassae strain 14024-0371.13 chromosome XL, ASM1763931v2, whole genome shotgun sequence genome:
TTGTCTTGGGACTAGGGACTTGTCATTTCACCTTGGGATCACCCTGGGAATCCGTTTTCTACTTACCATCCTACTTGATGATAACTGAAACTAAAAGAATCACTGACCTCCCTGTCCCATTTCGTTATTAGCGCGCAAGGACCACATCCAAGGGTCACGAAGTGCTCCCAGAGGTTGGCATATAGGGTATAGGCATATATGCTCCCAGATCGTTTTTGGAGCCGAATACTCGGCTTCCCCACTCCGGAGACCAGGCATTGAAGTCTCCTCCAATGACCACTGGCAATCTGCCTTATGCGTCCGAAACCAGGCTCCTCAGCATCCTTTGGAAGCGGGAAATGTCCGTTCTCGGAGCATCTAGCAGCTGTAAAAGGTAACACTAATAATGCTTGGTCGGTCGACGATAGAGCCGCTCCTTTGCAGCTACTTGAAAGTCATCCATTTTCTGGGATGCTCCTGTACTGCTCCGAGATAAGGACATaactaaaattttatatacatcattggtccgtccgttTCTTgggtatggatcgtgtgtctgaaGTCCTCAATACAGAGTACATCGAGATCCCATAGAATCTCTAAAAAAAACGTACTGATTTTTGCCATTAGACTTAATTGgaatgcaaatcttcacctttcCTCTTACGATAGTAGACtcttattaatcaacttatcATCactaacaaaccgtagaacgatacTGGGTGCCGTTTTTCTATATTATCTGAATGgcaatgtagacagccagcatttgtAACGTTCCTAGTAAAAGTTCTAGAAACTTTCGTTATCTATTCCCTACCctttgtagttcgacatatgcccaacgtGATCCCTTTAGGGTATTATGGgtattaatatataatataaaatgggGTATGATCTCGGATTAATCTCCGCGTCAGCGCCCCTCGGTGGGTTGTGCGGGGAGAGGGCTGTACGTATCCAGCGGTAGCcgtgcgaaaaaaaaaattaggataaatgtatttaaattatgcaaaataaaatttaaattattttttaatgattaacaaatatcttttaataaataaaatgtagaAGAACAAATTCAGATTAGGCCATTTTCTTAGTTATAAACGGCTCTGAACGCCAAAGAATCCATTTCTTTGTTGTTCGAGGCTCCCGGTGGTGATTTACTGATGCCAAAGATGCTGATCGAACTCCCAAAATGCGCTATAGAGGTCGTCTGCAACctatttaatggtatcattaatcttggctatttcccaaaaaagtggaagaaatccatcattataatgtaaccgaagcctggaaaagaccacacaacacCGTCATCGtgtttgtctaaattgtttcaaaaatgCTTGCTAACTCGAATAACACCACATCTAGAAGCTTGCAAAATTATCCCGGcacaccaatttggcttccgaagaaaccacggaaccatcgagcaagtaAACAGATGAACATTCGAAATACGCTCAGCCttcgaacagcgagaatactgtagcgctatttttctcgacgtatctcaagctttcgaccgagtttggcttaatggactcatgcacaaaattaaaacgtatttgGCAACATACACCCACAAGCTACTAGAATCATACTTCTACAACAGGGTATTCTCCCTGAGAGCTGGAGCCCCTCATCGGAGCTGGAGTTCCATAAGGAAGCGCACTCGGCCCGTTTCTATATGATTTGTATACTGCGGATATTCCTACGAACGCACATCTAACAACGTCAACATTCGCCGACGATACCGCTATCCTTAGTCGCTCCAGATGCCCAACGCAAGCAACAAACCAATTGGCTAATCATCTAATAGTAGTGGAAAGGTGGCTGTCCGACtggcgcattaaaataaacgaacaaaagtgtaaacctgtaacgtttactcttaatagacaaacatgcCCTCCACTTTCACTAAACGGGATGCAGACCCTCAAGCTAGCGAAGTAACGTACCTTGGCGTCCACCTTGATAGACGACTAACATGGCGTAAGCACATCGATTGCAAGAAGAAgcacctaaaactgaaagccgGCAGCCTTCACTGGATCATAAACTCACGATCGCCACTGTGCCTGgactacaagctactactctgcaattcagtcctaaagccaatctggacgtaAGGCTCTCAGCTGTGGGGgaacgcgagcagcagcaacatagacatcatatagcgcgcacaatcaaaaatcttgagaactatcactggggcaccctggtatgttcgcaacgaaaacatccaccgagatctgggcatcctcgcagtgaaagacgaaattcagaaCCCAAATCCCCTCGCTCAGGCATTGACTCGGGTTTCTAGCAGATTCTGCGTGCAACGCAACGATcttccaacccagcaatcgatttttagggccgtctaactctgtatcagtcaacatgactattagttaagttaaaaatataagatttgatacacctcttgttagtctcccaaagagaagattcaagaaataaaagcaactTTTGAAACTAGCCCCCTTGGCATCCACTCAATAATCCGGACCCTTGGTGCGGACTAATACCGCTGATCTTAATCTCAACCAGGCGCTTTCAACTGTGTTTCTAATTTCAGATCACTGTAGCGTTTTCCAAGCTGAACTCATAGCTATAAGGGAAGCACTTATACCATATGTATCGGCATGGCGGCAGCTCTTAAAGCACTCTATCACTCGAACACACAAAGGGACATCAGAGGCCTCTCGTCTGAGAAATATTCTCTCAACTACAGCATCTAGCATAGGCTATAGAAAGTCTGCGGACAGGCAGTGGACCAAGTCAAGTCTTGACTCCCTTGGGGGTCTAATCCCTTGGGGGTTGCTCCGTGGAAAGAACAACCCAGGATATGCGTAACCAGGGATACCAGAGCTCGCTCCAATACCTCTAAACCTCTTAATCTTAACTGGGCGATTTAATAGTTTAAACCCGTTAAATTTCTTGGCCCAGACAGCATTTTTGGGCAATAGGCAACATAAGGCAATGGGTCAAGCAAATCTTCTTCACAGTCTTCTTTATTTACATTGTGCCAGAGGCGTGACTACATGCGAacgttttttttatacccaaGGCAGTGAAaccactgcacccccaaggatATCTCTCTCGTCCTACAAAACCGTTTGAAAATGAGCAGATCGAAAAATATTCATGGTTGGCACAGACCAATATGCTCTGTGAACTGGTAAATGGTTCTTCCCTGACTCTTTGCTGAAATGGTCCCTAaaaaactttattattatacagagggtataataatattggtcaaaagtgtgcaataCAGTAAAGGAGTCTCCTCCGACCCCATAGAGCAGGGGTGCCCAAGCACTGCATATTACAGGGCAAAATTCAATACTGATGTACAACATtacaaatacatatgtatatgcgatagttttttctatttccaatccaacaacaaaatacCTTCGCACTAGGCCGAAAAGTGATGAAACTAAGTTAAGTGTTGTTAAGCTAtgcaaaattgttattgtaaaTTGTCTTGCCTATGCTGAGAGCAGGCCACGTATATGTCTTTGCTCTACCCACATGacagagcaatccaacaaTAAAGGAGGAACAAGCGCAATGGGACGTGGCAACCCTGCTATAGAGaatgtatattcttgatcaggattacCTCTTGAATCTATATAAGCatttccgtctgtctgtttctgcACACTAGTCTCTAGGTTTAAACGCTATCGACTTCAAActttggaaacaaaatatttcctgTGTACGCAGTATTCTGGGCGGACAATGCAATATTAGGGCGGCATCTGTCATGCGATTCCAGTCATGTCAACCCAGTACAATTTTGACCATGAATCGCTTCACACCAAAACAACGCGCCGAAATAGTGGCTTTGTACATTGAAAATAACCATTCATGTGTGCTAACTCAACGTGCATATCGTACGAAAAATCGTGGTCAAGTTGCCCCCACAGACAACACAATTCGTCGTTTCTATGCCAATTTTATGTCATACGGTACCGTGGGAGACCGTCTTCATCAACGACCGAGACGTTCCAATGTAAAGGCTGAGGCGATGAGAGTGAGTGTAGCAGAGAAATCAAATTTGTCGTATCGTCACCGTGCGCAGCAGTTTGAGTTCAGTAGAACCTCTTTACGAAGCATTTTGAAGAATGATTTGCATTAGTGCAATTAACTCAAAGAATTTTGGCAACAGACCTACCACGGCGCTTCGATTATGGCAAAACAGTCGCTCAGGTGATGAATGCTGAACCTGACTTTTGGCAGCGAATTTCGATGACCGATAAGGCCCATTTTACGCTTTCTGGCGGCGTCAACCGTTTGGGCCGGCGTTTGCGCCAAAAACATCATTGAGCCATATTTTTTCCGTCAAAACGAAACCGTCGATGGAAATCGGTGGATTTTGTCGCACGCTGTGTTCCCTCAAATGCGTCAAACCTTTGAACGATTTCTGGTTAAAACAGGACGGTACTCCTTGCCACACTGCCAATCAAACAATGGCTTTATTGAAGAGAAACTTCCCCGGGCGCTTGGTGTCAAAATATGGCCATATTGACTGGCCGCCGCGTTCACCGGATTTGACGCCACCAGACTTTTTTTATGGGGCTATTTGAAGAGAAAGGTTTACGCTTGTAATCCTCAGACTATCGATGACCTCAAGGCTAGCAATCGAGCCGAAATGGCTGCCATACCGGTCGAAATGCTCGAGAAAGTGATGGAAAATGCAGCAAAAAGAGCCAGATTTGTCGTGGCCCATAAGGGCGGCCAGTTAATCGATGTTGTGTTCCAAAACTAGTCCAAACAAATTGTAAACGACCAAATCgatgttttattaaaaagttatAGCAAAAACACATCCCGTAATAAAAGATGGCGCACCCTGTATATAAAAGGAATAAATGtgatatataaaataaaagcatgaaattaataataatgtaaAATACAGAACGGACTTCAAAAGTACAATAATTGACCTGCCTAGCCAATGCTGGAAGCTTGTTAGGGCCAGCATCGGGTCCTACAGTCCGCCAGTCGGGACGGGTCTGGCTCCGGCTAGCTCATCCAGGGCCGTGGTTCCCCTGACCCTACCCACTAGACCgctaacaataaaaaaaatacaacatgAACCTCACATGTTAGACGTTTCACAACACTAAGCTTCCACGACATTTGAATCTAGATTCTAACatacccccaaaaaaaaatacaaactcACAGCACCCATCCTCACCTGATCATCACGGGATCTCCATCCCTACCTATGAGAGCTCTCCTTAGGATGTAGGGACTACCGCCAAATAAAGGGaaatttatctttttttctAGAAATAACCATCCGACAGCTTCTACGGCCGCTATCGGAACACACAATGTATATgcaataatacaaaaaaaaataaaggaaaatgTGCTGAATGATACTACTATTTGTAGTTAATATTTGAAGGtatgagaaaaaataaataaaataaaaacaggataaaaaaaaacagaataattaaataataacgACGCATATGCCACACATAAATACATGTAAACACCCATAAATAcgtattaaaacaaaaaataaattatctaTATATATCTAAAATGGCGATCTCCTATTTTTTTGCTTCTCGGGTGGATTCCACCTCCGAGAAGGCGGGGCAACTTTCCCGGATTACAGAAGAAGTGCCAGTTCTCTCTTACATCCTGCGGTCCTTTTTAGGTGGGCCATGTTGGAATCTTTGGCCGGCTTCCACAATGCAACTTCAGGTCCGGCGTTAATCGTTATGTGGCGCCAgcggcgccaaaattaaatggaaaaaacACGCCATGCCCATTCTTAGGCCTGGCTAATTCTCCCGGATGTACGAGTCTGGTCGGTCTTGGAATGAAGAAGCCTATTTATTACGACTCTCCTTCCTAGACCGACCTCTTACCTTTGATTTCTGCCGATCCTGCTTCCCGCCTCCGTCTTTTCCACCTccctttttaattattttttttaccacTGTCTTTAAAAAAACCTTCCCTTTAATCTCCTCACGGCATTGTCATTCGGATCGGAGCGTTGTTTCATATCCGATCGGTCCCGGGTCATCAACCCCCTCATAACCAAATTTCCCTGCTTGGGACTAGGTGGCAGCCCTGGGCCCTTTACCTCCACTAGGTGGCATCTCTTTACCCGATTATTTTCATCGGCTACAACAAGCTGGTGGTTaacgtatatatatttaaaaaaaaggtatttttGAGGACGAAAGTGGAATTAGGGATATCGTTATCGAAATCGTCATTTGTCATAAATTTTGTATGACCACTTTTGGTATTTTAACTACCTTATGGTATTTTTTGAAGCTCTAATCTGCTAAAAGTATTTTAAAGTATAAGCATTAACCTAACAAtatttttctgtatttttcAAACTTGAAAACTTTTCCTTTCACACATTAACTATGAATTTATGATAGATGAGGATTTGCTAAAAATAATAAgcgaaattttaataaatctaTAATTCAACTAAAAATGATAATTTATCACAAGTGAGCtttcttataaaaaataaacgttTTTATTAAGTTAAATTGGATGagataaataattttatttagcTTTTGATGCTAGTCATTTCGgcataagaaaataaaagaagaaaataaaatatctttttttttatattggtaattcctaaaataaaaaacgaaatttttcgtattttttgttgcgcaggaaagtattttttatCGGTATCCGTGCGGTCACGCTGAATACAAACCAGATTGTATTAAATACCTTTTATTTTGGGTTATATAAATAGGTATTCTCTGTTATTTTTATCAGTAAAATATTACATTAACCTTTTTTTCAGCGTTAAAATGTTACGGACCGCTATCATGACGCCCATAATAAACCAATATGGTCAAATAGCAACAAAGAATTTACCATTAACATCCGCTTTGAATTCAATATGGGTACGAAACCAAAACACTCTTACAATCGCTAAAACTTCTGAAGAGATACCCAAGAAAGGATATTCACCTTTTGGAAACAAGCAAGCATCTGCAGCTGAATGGTCATTGGCCAGACTTGACGATCTACTGAATTGGGGTCGTAAAGGTTCTATATGGCCTTTAACGTTTGGTTTGGCTTGTTGTGCCGTTGAAATGATGCATATAGCTGCACCGCGGTATGATATGGATCGTTACGGAGTTGTTTTTCGTGCATCACCCCGCCAGGCTGATGTCATAATTGTAGCTGGTACCTTAACGAACAAAATGGCTCCAGCATTACGGAAAGTCTATGATCAAATGCCAGAACCACGTTGGGTTATTTCAATGGGTAGCTGTGCCAACGGAGGCGGCTATTATCACTACTCTTATTCAGTGGTTCGAGGATGCGACCGTATAATACCTGTCGACATATACGTTCCAGGTTGCCCGCCCACTGCTGAAGCCTTAATGTACGGCGTCCTACAGTTGCAAAAGAAAGTGAAACGCATGAAGACTCTTCAGATGTGGTACAGAAAATAAACcccaaataaaatgaaaaaatcgAAGTAAATTCAGGTTATAGACAAGAGAATCATTTGATGTGTtctctttttgttttatgttttgttGCAGCAAATAGCCATTTTTTTAAGTATCGATATTACAGCAAATAAATTCATTCTGAGATTAACTTGGAAAATGtctaaattttaaaagaatttgACAGTCATCCGAAccggataaaaaaaaagaactgctttattttaatatatgtatatacttttttGGGGATCGAAAAAGAACCCATCAAATCTAGTCACCTATTTGACACTACAAATCAACAGCACATATGTAAGATTTGAAGAATTCACCACCTATTGACTTCGGTTTATCTTTCTAGGCCACTGTAGTCTagaattgaaatatttaatctTGCAACAGTTTGACACCAGTAACCTGATATAAATTTCTAGCGCTAGtgtcaaaaaataattattatgaaGTGTGTTTTATTCAGAccctaaatttttaaataaaagactGGTAGTTAACTGTTATATTTCAGTTTATTTAGGGCTAAGTCCGTGTAACAAACAGCTTCGGCACGGCCGAAGTATACAGAAGTCCCATTCGAACTCATACTCAGGAACAAATTCGAAGCATCGAAAGAACATAAATTGTCTTCTTTGGGAGTCACGAAACTAGATCCCCTGTTCGTTCGTATGTTTTACGTTGTAGTCTGTAGCTTTTAGAAATCGGTTCCCGATACTTCGATCCTCTTTGTTGACAGAGCTATGGTTGGTATTGACAGTTTTTGCAAACTACGCATACTGAGCGGAGTGTGCATTACCCTCTGATATGCCCAAAGTCCTGGCAGTTTGTGCATTGTATGGGaccaaaataatttaaaagcaTGAAAATTCAAATCTTCAAACTTTTGCAATTTAAAAGAGAAATTGCATTCAATAGATGTAAACTCTAAGCCTATCTAACTGAATAAACTGGATCTTATTTGGCTTTAACCAGTTTTCAGTAAAGACATTAACATGAGATGATAATGAAGAACTACCGGAATAGAGCAGGGGTGCTCTTTGATATAGGAAAAGCAAaggcatatacatatattgctCCCAGCATAGCCAAAGAAAAATGTGTCGGGTTTTTCTCATTTGCTGCCGCTATCGCCGAGATAAGCAGCAACACTTGCAGTCTCCTAaatttttcgcgctaacacaAAGGcattttgaagaaaaaaaaacatattatttTCGTTGCTGACAGAATGGTCTATAAACATTTCAGCGggaataaaacataaaattaaacagGCATGTTAGAAatagctttgtttttatttaaattaaaacaaaaaaattgtattataaAAATAGCCAAAGGCTGTACATCTTCGTTCATAAAGATTATGACATGAGATCATGATATTATGACATGATCTCAAAATAGTAGCTATGCCATTTCGATTAGGCTTCTGAAGGCTTCCATTGCCTTCATCTCATCATGACCCATAGAAAAAAcgtgcttttattttttcatagcGCGCATAGTGACAAAGTAGGGCAAATAAGGGAAAAGTTATTACACTTGTAAAAAAAAGAGGACGGCGAAAATACGCTTACCCCGATGTAAAATCTCGCTTTATTTTGTGTAATTGCACATtgcatttaaatataatatttaaaaaagacaaaataacATTAAGGgtgcaggatggtttcagaaaTAGATGGGTTCAGAAAAAATGCTGAAAAATAGCagatttttgagattttttttttatgtctgagtaattatatcaattcaatttttttacacgattaatggctatagtatggagagaaaaaaaaattaaaaaaaaaagcgatcgttcatccgcaagtatttattgtattaaagatgtgtgcaaaattttttttagatccgagcattactttttgagttacgttacacaccgacttgaaaaagttgttttgagaaaaacgcgtctaaagttttaaaagcaatggaaagtatatggagagaaagaaactagaaaatcggtatctcagcaagttttagtccgatcgacatgaaactttcacaggatattcctaagataatgttctattatataaaaaatttctgaaaaaaaattttttttgaagtctcaaaccatcctgcccccttaagtaTGAGCACTAACCATACAATATATTGACTTCTCATTTCTTACAACGAAAacggacgcaaaaatttcttgcgacaggcaaATTCACGTACACGGTTTTATTTGTGGGCGTTCGATTTACTTTTGAAGCCATCtaaaatttttatacattttcaGGCTAGCTCCTTACAGgaggcaggatggtttcagaggctgaaaaaaagGCAGAttttttttgcgattttttttttatttctgagtgaatagaaatattcaaattttttacacgatatatggctatatttggagagtatataaacaattttttgttaagaaataattattattcatcccgtgacgggcagtcggccggagtcgcttcaaaaaattattatcttgctgtgcgtaaagtctggccttacagtgttatcagtgttttaataaaaaaatttaattgatttaccTAAAATATTAgattcttgtgcggatgaacgaaaacctttttgaaaaatatgcaattttgaatttttggcgcggttgtaaagttggaggtaccatttttacataaaaattagcccattattgcccgtaaaaatagtaaaaaaaaatttaaaaaaaaaaagcgttcgttcatccacgagtatttattgtattaaagatgtgtgaacaattttatttagatccgagcattacatTTCGaattacgttacgcaccgacttgaaaaagttgttttgagaaaaacgcgtctaaagttttaaaagcaattgaaagtatatggataGAAAGAAagtagaaaatcggtatctcagcgaACGTTAGTCTGATCGGCATGAAACTTGCCcaggatattcctgagataattttctattatataaaaaatttcggaaaaaaaatttattgaagtctcaaaccatcctgcccccttaagaaAATGGGAGTATTCATTACACagtgctacaaaaaaaaaaacaaaagtgaatcaaCTTTGAAAGCgtgtatgaaatatttgtaacacgcttaaaatcttgatttatggttaaaaaaccgtttttcggtacttttttgcgcttaaaaattcctgaactcatttttttaaaccgatttcaaaattgccggtgtttttcaatagtttgaGATTGTAGCTcttgaagaaaaaatatatctacgattttttaaacaaaaaggacaacatttttacacaagAACATTTTTTCCGCCttttatttgagtttttcggattttgaccccagtttttcggtacaacttacaaaaattctgcaTAAACGCCACatattaattttgtttcattaatactgaataaaaagagacaaatttcattaaaaaacaagaaaggaaagctaacttcgggcggagccgaagttgatatacccttgcagttgtgacatttccgatcgttcagttatgtGGCGgttattggatatagttgactGATCCCTATTAAATTTGGCCCTAATTAAATAAGAATATTtagcccaaaatggaatctgtaccaagtcccatctttctaacttaaaaaaacaccaaagttatgccaattccgatcgttctatgacagctgtaggacatagtcggccgatcatttgggtcaatttaaccgatattttggtcaaatataacatgtgtggaaagtctcaaccttctaacttaaaaaacaccaaagttatggcatttccggtCAATtagcaggtataggatatagtcgaccgatcccgaccgttccgacttatgtactacctgcaaggaaaagaaggatgtgttcAAAGTTTTAACTGGATAgatttaaaactgagagactagtttgcgtagaaaccgacagacagacggacatgcttatatcgactcaggaggtgatcctgatcatgaatatatatactttatagggtcagagatgtctccttcaatgcgttgcacacttttgaccaaaattagaataccctctgcaagggtataattatgaaaattgttgaagttataacgcttttcccacaATTCCTATTATGTCAAtttaaaagttcagaatcactcTTGCACTGTGTTATTGGTTAACCatgaaaaaattgtattatatgttagataatattttttaatatttcagcatAAGTGGCAGCAGTAAAATgctttatatatgtatatatttacgaCATTACTAATTTATATATTacgaatttataaatttacgaagaaaaaaaaatcattgtaCTATAATAGGAACAGGGTATCTTTCAGTCGGTTTTACTTAAAACCCAAATTGTTCTTATGTTGTTCTTCTTTTTCAAACAGCTGGTAATTGCATACCCTACTTATGCCcacagaaaccaaaaattagctgtttttgtttattctcacTCCACTAAAAATTATCTATCAGAAATGTATGGAAGCACCATCCGCTTGCAGAACTACAACAACTTAAAAGCAATCAGGGTTTTAAGTGACGCCGACTGAAATATACCCTGTTTCTACcaaaatatatagattttcATTCATCCGATgacaaatatatataaggTAACTAAAGTTAACCGCGCGACGGTAATGTCCGATTATTCAAGAGCTCGCTCTGACCAAAcggctgacacagcgtctggccggatgacCATGCATAGCCGTCGAACTCTGCATATTTGAGATCcaatttttgttagctttcaGTGAGTTTGTGTCCGAGCTTCACTCAATAAAGATGTCTTAAACTCAATACTCCAGCACAGCACTCCGGTTACCCTACCTTAAGGGCCGTAACAACGGAGATAGTAACTCATGACTAACTTCCTGGTGAGAAGGAAAATCCCTCGACAACCGCTATGGATCGCATTCATCTCCTACTTCCGACAAGAAGGAGGAACCCCCTTCAGGaagatctcctgcagtctaaacaaATACTTATGTGGTACACTTGAAGCACTAAAGAAAAGGTCACATAGCATATctgcgtgcagtccgttgataagtatttttaaatggatttaagattttcatgtatctttcttgtaagagaattttttgaaataaaaacagttttaaaacagcAGATGTTCCAGACGATTCCTTGCAGATATTCAAGACAATTttttccgccagcttttgaccagagaatattttcgtccaagaacatcagccaagtacagtgaaaaaaaaaaaaccaaacctgtgggtgtaaaactcccacattttgcggccactgaccaaccttccacctcatcttgctcagatttaaaaaattaatgtcttctctaacacttacctatcagaatacaagagggttacgtagcaaacttcccaaactgtattctgatagttctttctttgcatctcacattattgtatttacagaaacctggttaaagccggagatcttaagctccgaagtttttcctagtaggtacacca
Encoded here:
- the LOC6502716 gene encoding NADH-quinone oxidoreductase subunit B 2, with amino-acid sequence MLRTAIMTPIINQYGQIATKNLPLTSALNSIWVRNQNTLTIAKTSEEIPKKGYSPFGNKQASAAEWSLARLDDLLNWGRKGSIWPLTFGLACCAVEMMHIAAPRYDMDRYGVVFRASPRQADVIIVAGTLTNKMAPALRKVYDQMPEPRWVISMGSCANGGGYYHYSYSVVRGCDRIIPVDIYVPGCPPTAEALMYGVLQLQKKVKRMKTLQMWYRK